AAGAAGGCTGTTCTCTACTTTTCAAGCAAGCTGAGATGCTCAAGGTGCAGTTTGCCTCAGCTATGAGCAGTCTGGTACGTGAGGACCTCTATGTATCAATCCCAGGCATGCCCGGTTGGGAAGCCAAGGAGATATCTTTCAGGAACCTGGCTGCAATAGTTCAGGCTCGTATGGAAGAAATCATTGAGTATGTTGCACATCACATAGAAAAATCCGGATATTACGATAGGCTCTCAATGGGAGTGGTAGTAACCGGAGGAGGAGCATTGCTTAAGGATATTGCTCATCTGATCAAGCTCAAGACAGGACTTGAGGTAAGGATAGGAAGGCCGTCAAGATATCTTGGTACGACCGATATTGCACCTGATCAGATGCCTTTCTACTCTACAGCTGTTGGTCTGCTGGTCGGTGCTTCCGAATATGCAGCTAAGCAGGTTGTAGAGGCTAAATTGTTTGAAATGCCACCTGTAGCTGAACAGCCTCAGAAGGAAGAGGTGCGCAGAACAGTAAGAACCAAGACTACTAAGCCGAAATCTGAAAAGGAACCTACACTTTATACAGGAGATCTTTTTGAGGCCATTAAGAATAGGATCGCGGGGATATTTGACGAAAAGGACGTTGAGATGTAGTATGCCATCTGGCATAGTTAACACTGAAAAAGGCTTATATGACTGAGGATTTGATCAATTTTGATATTCCAAGCAATCAGACTTCCATTATTAAGGTGATAGGAGTAGGTGGAGGTGGAAGTAATGCTGTTAACTACATGTACAACCTGGGAATTAAGGATGTAAACTTTGTGGTTTGCAACACTGATGCCCAGGCCCTGGCCAATAGTCCTGTACCCACGAGGGTACAGCTTGGCTCATCCCTTACTGAGGGACGTGGTGCAGGCAATAAGCCTGAAAGGGGAAGACAGGCTGCTATTGAAAGCATAAACGATCTGACAAGAGTATTGGATGACGGTACCAAGATGGTATTTATCACTGCCGGAATGGGTGGTGGTACTGGTACCGGTGCGGCTCCTGTTATTGCCAAGGTGGCAAAGGATATGGGTATTCTTACCGTAGGTATAGTTACAATCCCATTCAAATGGGAGGGCCACTTGCGTATCAATCAGGCCATTGAGGGAATCTCAGAAATGGAAAAGCATGTAGATTCTCTTCTGGTCATCAACAATGAGCGTTTGCGTGAAATGTACGGTGACCTTAAGGTCAGCGTCGCTTTCTCAAAGGCCGATAATGTTCTGGCTACTGCAGCCAAGGGTATTGCTGAAATCATTACTGTACATGGTTATGTCAACGTTGACTTCGCTGATGTTGAGACTGTGATGAAGGACAGTGGTGTGGCCATAATGGGCTCGGGGGCCGGTTCGGGTGAACATCGTGCTATCGATGCAATTGAGGCTGCTCTTGAATCTCCGTTGCTCAATAATAACAATATAAAAGGTGCAGGTAATATTCTGCTGAACATTACATCCGGTGTTGATGAGATCACTATGGATGAGGTTGGCATTATCACTGATTACGTACAGAATAAGGTAGGTCGCTCAGCCTCCATCATCTGGGGTACAGGAATAGATTCCAGACTCAAGGATGAGGTTGTGGTTACCATTATTGCCACCGGATTCGCTTCTGGCAATATGGAAGAGAAAAAGCCTGAGAAGCCGCAAAAGAAGGTGATGCGCCTTGAAATAGATGATGAAGGCAACCTGCATAAGGCATTCGACCTGGTAGAAGAGACCTTTGACGAGGAGGAGGAAGAAGGGAATGCAAGGGTTGTAACCTTTAATAATTTTGAGGAGGAGACCAGGAGGAAGGTAGAGCTACTCTATGGTTCTGATGACGAAGAAGAGGACGAGGACGACATCTTCAACCTTAGCGATGAGCCGGAGGAAATAAGTCTCTTTGTCCGTGGAAGTGACGGGTCGCGCATAAAGGTTGATGCTGACGATCTGTATGATGAAGGTCGGCTTGATGAAATAGAAAATGTACCGGCCTACAAACGCAGAAATGTTAGTTTTACACAGACCTCCAAGAGCACCGAGACTAAGGTGTCGAGGTTTTCAATCTCCAAGGATGGCACGGGTAAGCCAAAGATTGGACCAAACAACCGCTTTTTACACGATAACGTCGATTAGGATTTTCGTTTAATAATAAAAAAAAGATGCTGAGCCTCGGGGCTCAGCATCTTTTTTATTGAGTTTTACTGATTCCTATTTGTTCGACTATTAATAGAACCTTGCCCTTCTGTCCTTAATCTCAGCATCATTGCGCAGAGCTCTGATTAATTGATAGTCAACCGTCATAAGGGTATTTTGTGCAAATTCAGTATTCAGAAGGTCTTCTGACACTTCCACAGTTTCTACATTGTTAACCTTCAGAACATATACACCATTATTACCCTTAACTGGTTTTGATATTTGTCCGGCAGGAGTATTTACAGCAGCAGATACAAGAGCTGGTTCAACACCTGCACCAGGAACCTGGATATCTGAGAAGCTTAGTCCATTGACAGTTTCAACTTCTGTATTGTAATCAGCGGCAATGGTTTCAAAGCTGGCACCAGAAGCCAGTTTAGCTTCGATTTGAGCAGCCAGTAATTCAGCTTTCTTTTGTTGTTTCAGATATGCTGTAATTTGCGGGCTAACTTCATTAACAGAGGCATAACCTTCTTCTGCAGCGTTAACCAGGTTGGCAATCACAAATTGATCATCAAATTCGAAAACTGGTGACATTGAGCCAACATTGGTTTCAAATGCCCATCTTACGAGTTCCCTGGCAGAAGTGAAACCTCCGACATAATTGTCATTTTCCCTGATTGAGCGTCCATAACGTTTTACGAGCTTACCTTCTTCGATAGCCTGGTTGAACTTCTCCGGGGTATTGTTGTCAGCAGCAAACCTTGCAGCCTGTCTATATACATCCTGATATGTTTCGGAGCTATAGTGAATTTCACGAACAAGGGTTGCCAGATTATACTTTGGTGTTGCAGGACCTTGTTGCTGAATGTTGATTATATGTATTCCATATTGGGTTTGAGTTTTAACCAGATCACCCGTTTTGCCTTTGAATACAGCATCATTGAATTCAGGAACCATCATACCTTCGGTAAACCATCCAAGATCACCGCCGTTGATAGCAGAACCTGGATCCTGAGAATATCTGCGAGCCAGGTCAGCAAAATCAGCACCTTTCCTGATCAGATCCATAAGGCTGTCTGCCAAAGCGTTTGTGGCATCCAGTGTAGTTTCACGAATCAGAATGTGACGTGCTCTTGCTGAGTCAGGCATATTGTTGATTGCAACGAGGCGACTTGCCTTGTAAGCGTTGTCTTCGAAGTAGGGACCAAACACATCACCTACTTTTGCAGACAGGATGAAATCCTGGACCTGAGAGCTGAATTCTGCAAGGCGTTGGTTACGGCCAATATATTGAATGTCAGAATTGAGGTTTACAAATTGAATTGGATCAACTTCAGGAGATGAGAAGTCACCAATAAGCTTGTTTACCCATTCCAGAGCAGCAGTTCTGTCTGCATCTGTTGGTTCAATTGCAAAAGTGATGTACTCGATGTCACGTGTAGCTTCACGCTTGAAATACTTTTTGTTCTTATTGTAGTAATCCTTTACTTCCTTTTCTGAAACGGTAATCAGTGAGTCGGCAACAGTAGAAAGGCGTACTCCTACGAAATCGAAATCCACACTCTTGCTTCTGGCGGCAATTTCCTGATTTTTGAGGGCAGTTGGCATATACATACCCTTCTTGAGCAGGTTGCCATATTTGATAAAGAGCTTTTCATTAATCAGTTGTTCCTCCATTACCATCCAGTAGAAATATGCTGTAGGATCTACGTTCTTGTTTTGCAGGAAGCTCATTACCCTTTGTGGATCGAAAATCCCGGTGCCGGGGTCAGCAAACAATGGATGTTGATATATTGCAGGGTGGATGTTACGTCCTGTGACCATATCTAGAACTTCTTCGGAAGTAACTGCAATTCCTAGTTGTTCATAGCGTTCTTCAAGAAGAGCCTGACTGATGAACATTTCTTTGATCTGTTCCCTAAGACTGTAGGTCTCTTCTTCGGTCAGACCAGTTGCACCGGTATTCAGCTTATTGAACTCTTCCATTTCGGAAATCTTGTTCTGAAACTCATTTATACCAATAGATTTACCGTTGATGTTGAGAACCTCAGTCTGATTTCCGGAAAATATAGAAGGACCTGAACTCATAAGGTCCGTCAAAATAAAGGCAGCCAGGGCCAGTCCTATAAAGATCGCTACAAATACTCCTCCTTTGCTGCGAATTTTCTCTAAAGTTGCCATTAGAAATAAATATTAGATTTTAGCTTTTCAAAACGGCTACGAATATACGAAAAAATGTATAAGTACATTCTAAAACCGTAATCTGTTTCTTTATGTTATTTGGCAATATTATACAGGAAGTATGGTGATCTGTACCAGATCAATCCTCGACTTGGAGGCTTCCAGAATCTTAATTGAGATATTGTCAATAATGATCTCTTCACCTACTCCGGGGATGGATTCACTATGTGATAGAATAAGGCCGGCAATGGTTTCGTAATCGTCTGATACAGGTAGGTTGAGGTTGTATTTCTCATTGAGATAATCGATCTCGGCACGGGCCGAAAACTTGTATGTATTGTCGAATATCTTAACCTCTGTAAGGTCTGAGACATCGTGCTCATCATTGATTTCCCCGAAGATCTCTTCCAGGATATCTTCAAGGGTTACAATTCCTGAGGTGCCACCAAACTCATCCACCACAAGTGCAATGCTCTTGTGTTCCTTGGTGAAGATTTCAAGCAGTTTGTTGGCTGTCATAGATTCCGGCACTACGGAGATAGGTGTAATTACGCTCTGTACGGAGTCAGGATTGTTAAAGAGGGCAGAAAGGTGAACATAACCAACTATATTGTCAATAGTTTCTCTGTACACCAGAATCTTGGAGAAACCTGTCTCGATAAACATCTTTCTCAGCGTCTCAATATCATCACTTATCTCGACAGCTTCAAGGTCTGTACGTGGCACATAGCACTCCCTGATTTTTATACTTGAGAAATCAAGTGCATTCCTGAAGAACTTAACTTCTTCTGGTTCCGGTTCAGGTTTCTCCTCGTTGCCGGATGAGTCAATCAGAAGGTGGTCCAGACTAATTCTCTCAGGGACGGGAACCGGTCCGTTATTGCCATTCTTCCTGATCTTACGGTATAGAAAGTCAGTAAATCCGGAAAGAGGTTTTGCAATCGGATATAGGATTGCATAGATTCCAAGAAGAGGAACTGAAATTATATTGAGAGAGCGGGAAGGGTTCAATCTAAAAATAAGTTTGGGCAACACCCTGGAAAACAGCATGAACACCAAGGTGGCCAGCAGTACCTGTATTATTGCAACAAGCAGGAGGGAGTCGGTAAGGTGAATAAGTTCCGGACCAGTATAAAATACCAAGCTAATCGTAAATGTGGCAAGGGCAATCACATTACCAGCAAAGACAGTAGTTACAAAAAGGTGTCGATTGTTATAAAAGATATCGGTAACCTTGCTGTATGACGGATACTTCTGTCTGTTGAGTTCTATCATCAGCTTATTGGATGCAAGCAGGGCCATCTCACTCCCCGAAAGGATTGAACTTATAAGAAGTGCGACAAGCATTACGGCAATATGACTCATAAATCCGGATTATTGTCAGGATAAATATACAGATTTTTCGATGTCTTTGGATGTTGTATCACCTCCTGTAGTGAATGATGTGCATTAGTTGCCGGAAGAACTGCCTGATTCTAAGGCATCTTCGTCTATATGCAGTATGCCACTGATGTTAAGTATTTTGTAGTTTTCAAGTCTGTCGTCGGACTCAAACCCACGACCTGTGATAATCTCACTATCTGTGCTGATCTTGATAAACTGATCTGAATAGACCTTTTTGTTTCGGGTGTCCCAAAACATTAGTTCGGTGTTGATTACATCACCATTGGTATTGACTGCCTCAACATCCTTACGTAGTTCCCAGAGTTCTTCATTCTGGTGATAAATAGCATAGTTGCATCTCACCTGAGCCTCAATTTCCTCATTTACATTGTAAACATAGAGGTGCAGACCATTGGGGAAATCTACAATTGGTTCGCTGCGCTGATCATACTGAGCCATCTCAGGAGTAATGAAACGATACTTTACACGACCTGAGTCACTAACTATGGAAGTAAGATCTTTAAGTATCAGACTTGGAAGTTCCTCCTTATTTGTAAGCTCCTTGATTTCCTCAGCCTTATTGGGCTTACATGAGAAAAAAGCAGCGGCAAGCAGTATGGTAATACTGCCTGCCGTTGTTTTAAAAAGCCTAATGTTTATGTGTTTATGTTTCAACCGAAACACCGTTTTATCTATTTTCTAGCTCTTACAGTTGTTCTTTCGTTGATCCATCCTCCAACTTCATAGGTTTGGCCTTCTTCAAGGTTTTCGAAGAATACTTCGTTAATTGGAGGGAAGTGAGCAGAATAAGTTCTGATGGCTTCATTGGCAGCATCAGCTATACTTGGGTCAACAGACTTAGCCTTCATAAACTTGTCAACAGCAGCCCAGTAAGCTGATTTCTTTTCAACTTCAGTACTACCGATTGAGTTGGCTGACAGTGCATAGGCCTGGCCGATAAGCATGTATGGCATACCCCATTCCGGACGAGCTTCTATAGCCCTTAGAGCAAAGCTTCTTGCTTGAACAAATCTTTCATTGGACAGGTGAATCATACCGATTTGGTACAGATAATCAGCCTTTTGCTTGTTGTCATCAGCCAGTTCAACAGCCTCATTTAAGAATTTCAAAGCCTTTGTTACATCATCAGCTTTCAGGTACATTCTAGCAAGACCATAAGCAGATGCACTTGATGGCTCAATGTTGTGCTGATATTCGGATACCTTGTAAAGAAGGGCGTCATCACAGGAAGCTCTTACAAGCATTTGGCTAACTCGTTTAAGCCATGCAAGGTCAAATTTGTTGTCTTCCAGTTGTGGTTGATAAATCTTTACGATAACATCGCAGGTAGCAACACCACTCTTTGCAAAAAGGGCTTCAACACCACCCTTTACTTGATCGTAAATTTCAAGTTGAGCAGCAGACTTTGCTTTATCCTTAAGGTTTGCATCAAGATATTCACTTAATGTTGAGTAAATGTCAATTACAGTTTCTGCATTGATTTTACCCATTTCATACATATTGACAGCTGTACTCATGTAAGTTGCCAGGTATGCAGGTTGCGATGCCTGTTTCAGACCGGTAACAGACTCCTTCAGCAGTTGATAAGCTTCTTCAACTATGGCAGCGTTATCACGCTTGTAGTTAAGCATATCTATAGCCTTTGCGCCTTTGATGGCAGCAGCAGGGTTACGTGGGTGGTCACCGAAGAATTGGATTCTTTGGTCATGAACCTTCATCAGATATTGATAAAGCTCTTCAAATTTAGCTGCATCACGGTTCTTGGCAATCTTGTCCTTGAGCATTACTATACCGTCGATATAGATATTAACAGTAGCAGCCGGACATTCATTGAACGCTATTTCCCATGCTGGGAATGCTGTTTCGTAGTTCTTGTTCTTAAAATCTTCGTTGTAAAGTGATAAATTCGTGACACAGCGAATACTATCCTCTCCAATTCCATACTTGGTTTTGGAATCCCTACCGGTTTGTGCGTGTGCACAAGCCATGGACACGAATAATCCGATAATAAATAATTTAAAAACTCTCATCTCAACTTGTTTTTATGGTTATTACACCTCAGATAACTTTCTTTTTACTTATATAGTGATATAAATGTTCCATTATATTAATCAAACTGTCGTTTGAAGAACCAGGATTCATGCATAGTGAAACTAAGACTAAGTCTGTTGACTCTTTCTTTAAGCTGGCTACTGTTGCCTGTACCCAGTGCAGTGAATTCATAACCTATGTTGACCGTTGTCTTGGTTCTTCCCAGCGGAAGACCTAGTCCAAAACTTATGCCATAACCTTTGACCTGTTGTCCATCAAGCTTAATATAGTTCTCTCTGTAGTTGATTCCAGCCCTATATCTGACTATTTCATAATACTTTCTGGGTGACCTGTAATTGGGGATATATTCAGCACCCAGGCCCACAAATGTAACATTTGCAGTTTCAGTATTCTCATCAGGGAATTTTGATTCGGCCCAGTTTTCAAAGCTCGCATCTGCAGCAAGTGTCAGCTTGTCAACAATGTTGTATGAAGCACCAATACCTACTTTCATCGGGAGTTGAAATGCACTCTTTGTCCATTCGTTTTCCTTAAAAACTAAGGTATCAGGGTTAACAAAAAGTCCATCATCGGATGCAAAACTAAAGCCGCGTGCTATAAAAAGAGAGGACTCACCCTTAACATTTGTTTCAGGTCTGAAAACTGCACCAAAGACAAGAGATCTTTCTTCATCAATTTTTTTGGTGTATTGAGCTCCAAAATCCAGAATTAAATCGGCCAGATGATGTTTGGTTCTTATACCATACAAATACGAGTTGTCGTCATCGGCAAACTCATGGATGGCAGTGTGGTTAAGTTCGCCAAACCATATGTTGGCGTTAAGGCCAACAGACAGGTTTGGCATAATATTATATGCAATACCTCCGTACAGGTTGGAAATATTTCCACTTCCCTCCATGTGCATTACTGAGGACTCACCATTTGTTACCTGTTTTGATTCGAAAAGGTATCCAGCATTGGAAGCAGGTTTAAGACCGATAATCATACCACCTCTTTTCCCAAGAGAAAAACCCATTGCGAAATAGTCGAAGTTGACATCGGAGAATCTTTGTGAACCATTGCTGGTCTTGAAATTCTGTATCTTGGTCTCTAATCCTGTATCAAACAAGAATGCAAGAGAATCGCCAGCCGAATACGTGGCAGGGTTCATAGAATTGAGGTAAAGAGGACTTCTGACACCAATACCGGTACCGCCCATAGCGTTATTTCGCCCAAATCCCTGATAATTCAGTTCACCGAGGCCATAACGGGAAAAAGGTGATGCCGTTCTTTTTTGTGAATACGTAACACTAACGGATGAAAGCATTACCAATCCTGCAATCAGGAATTTAAGTGTCTTATGCATTATATTCCAGTATTCGGTTAAGTCCAAACAATACTAAATTTTGATTTGCAAAGATGGGTTTTTTTAGCTTTCCTGCAAAAAAATCTGAGTCTCCACCTGTTATGAAACAGTCTGTGATACCCCATTCTTGCTCTACCATCCTGCGATAACCTTCCATCTCAAAAACTATTCCATTTATTACGCCGGAGGCTATAGCCTGGTGTGTAGTCTTACCAATAAGATCTCTGAAGTCATCGCTGGAAACCAGCGGAAGCCTTCCGGTAAAGGCGTTGAGGGCCTTGAAGCGCATCATCATACCGGGAGAAATATTTCCACCTATATATATATTACCGTCGATAACTACATCATAGGTGATAGCAGTACCAGCGTCAATTGCAAGTACTGATCTCCCCGGACACAGGTAAGTCACTCCGGCTGCAAGAGCTATTCGGTCTCTGCCCAGGGTCTCAGGTGTCTCATACTCATTGATGAAAGGGAGAGGAGTATTGCTGTCAAGAATAATGGTCTGCGCTATTCTGTCAAGTATCAGAGAGTGGTCATCATCAGATGTAACTGATGAAATAATGGCTAATTCAGGGCTAAATTGCTCTATTACAGAAACCAGTTTTCTTTGGTCACTATGAGAAGTTGAATCAACGGCAATAAGCTTCTCTTGGTCAAAAATTCCATACTTAATGGAACTGTTCCCTTTGTCAATTACTAACTTAACCATTATTTTGCAGCTTCCGAGATAAAATAGCTTGCCAAATTTAGTGTTAAGTATTTAATATTTCTACTCATTTTTAACAAATCCGGTATGCGCAAAGTTCTAATAGTTGAAGACGACAAATTTCTTGCTGCAATATTTGCATTGTTTATAAAAGACATGGGTTTTGAAGTTGTTGGTCGTTGCAGGAGTGGTGTGGAAGCTGTTGAACTTTGCAATTCTCTCGAACCAAATGTAGTTCTGATGGATATTCACCTTGAAGGTGAGATGGATGGAATACAGGCTGCAGAGAAGATTCAGAGGGAACTAGAGATACCGGTTATTTTTATCTCGAGCGATACCAGCTCATCAGTTGTAGAAAGGGCTATTATCTCCAATTCTTACGGTTATCTTGTCAAACCGGTGCAGCGCAAGGAGCTGGAGATTTCTATCGAACTGGCTTACTACAAGCATAAAGCCGTTATAGACCAGAAGCGCAAGGAAGAAGGCTTCCGCAAATTTATCTCTGATGCTCCTGTACCTATTGTGATAATTCAGGATGGTAAGATACTTTACCTCAACAATGAAGCGCTTGACTTTTTCCATACTCACTATATTGAGGACATGATGGGCTTGCCCTTCCTTGATTTTGTAGAGCCCGACCACAGAGACCGTTTTGAAAGCTTTATTGCGCCTGATGCACAAAATGGCAAACTGCCGGGCAGATGCCTTGTCAATATGAAAGGTCTGCACGGCGGTACTATCGAAACTGATATTAAAGGCTCATGGATCTGCTTTAATGGGAAAGATGCCCTTCAACTGTTTCTGAATGATTCGTTTCAGCCTCAAGCGCACGAATAAGGCCGATGCAATCGTTTAGCGATAGCATCTTTGGTACTATCATTCTGAGTCTTCCTTCTTTTTCTTCAATCCTTATATCCTTTGGATGTTGCTGTATCCATACCAGGATAGCTCCAAAGATTTGTGACTTGTAGAATGGCGATTCCGGATTGCTAACAAAGTTGATTCTGAGCGCTTTGTTCTTGTATGTCAACTTTTCTATTCCCAGATTGATGGCTGCAATCCTCATCCTTACCACCTCTATCAGGCAGTCAGCCTGTTGAGGGAGGGTACCAAACCTGTCCTCGAGGTTTTTACGGAACTCATCAAGGCGGTACTCTTCCTTAATATTGTCAAGTTCCCTGTACAGGGTCATTCTTTCTGCCGTGTTGGAGATATAGGTCTCGGGGAATCTGAGGTCTTCATCTGTCTCAATTATACAGTCGTTGACATATTTCACCCTGCCGTTCTGGGTAGTTCCGGTAGTTGCTTGTTTAAGTTCTGGAAACTCAGTCTCACGCAGTTCGAGCAGTGCTTCTTCAAGTATCCTTTGATAGGTTTCATAACCTATGTCGGCTATAAAACCGCTTTGCTCGCCCCCGAGCAGGTTACCTGCACCTCTTATGTCGAGGTCCTGCATAGCAATCTGAAAGCCGCTGCCCAGGTCAGAGTATTCCTCAAGGATCTTGAGCCTCCTTCGTGCATCATT
The genomic region above belongs to Xiashengella succiniciproducens and contains:
- the ftsZ gene encoding cell division protein FtsZ; the encoded protein is MTEDLINFDIPSNQTSIIKVIGVGGGGSNAVNYMYNLGIKDVNFVVCNTDAQALANSPVPTRVQLGSSLTEGRGAGNKPERGRQAAIESINDLTRVLDDGTKMVFITAGMGGGTGTGAAPVIAKVAKDMGILTVGIVTIPFKWEGHLRINQAIEGISEMEKHVDSLLVINNERLREMYGDLKVSVAFSKADNVLATAAKGIAEIITVHGYVNVDFADVETVMKDSGVAIMGSGAGSGEHRAIDAIEAALESPLLNNNNIKGAGNILLNITSGVDEITMDEVGIITDYVQNKVGRSASIIWGTGIDSRLKDEVVVTIIATGFASGNMEEKKPEKPQKKVMRLEIDDEGNLHKAFDLVEETFDEEEEEGNARVVTFNNFEEETRRKVELLYGSDDEEEDEDDIFNLSDEPEEISLFVRGSDGSRIKVDADDLYDEGRLDEIENVPAYKRRNVSFTQTSKSTETKVSRFSISKDGTGKPKIGPNNRFLHDNVD
- a CDS encoding peptidylprolyl isomerase, with amino-acid sequence MATLEKIRSKGGVFVAIFIGLALAAFILTDLMSSGPSIFSGNQTEVLNINGKSIGINEFQNKISEMEEFNKLNTGATGLTEEETYSLREQIKEMFISQALLEERYEQLGIAVTSEEVLDMVTGRNIHPAIYQHPLFADPGTGIFDPQRVMSFLQNKNVDPTAYFYWMVMEEQLINEKLFIKYGNLLKKGMYMPTALKNQEIAARSKSVDFDFVGVRLSTVADSLITVSEKEVKDYYNKNKKYFKREATRDIEYITFAIEPTDADRTAALEWVNKLIGDFSSPEVDPIQFVNLNSDIQYIGRNQRLAEFSSQVQDFILSAKVGDVFGPYFEDNAYKASRLVAINNMPDSARARHILIRETTLDATNALADSLMDLIRKGADFADLARRYSQDPGSAINGGDLGWFTEGMMVPEFNDAVFKGKTGDLVKTQTQYGIHIINIQQQGPATPKYNLATLVREIHYSSETYQDVYRQAARFAADNNTPEKFNQAIEEGKLVKRYGRSIRENDNYVGGFTSARELVRWAFETNVGSMSPVFEFDDQFVIANLVNAAEEGYASVNEVSPQITAYLKQQKKAELLAAQIEAKLASGASFETIAADYNTEVETVNGLSFSDIQVPGAGVEPALVSAAVNTPAGQISKPVKGNNGVYVLKVNNVETVEVSEDLLNTEFAQNTLMTVDYQLIRALRNDAEIKDRRARFY
- a CDS encoding hemolysin family protein; amino-acid sequence: MSHIAVMLVALLISSILSGSEMALLASNKLMIELNRQKYPSYSKVTDIFYNNRHLFVTTVFAGNVIALATFTISLVFYTGPELIHLTDSLLLVAIIQVLLATLVFMLFSRVLPKLIFRLNPSRSLNIISVPLLGIYAILYPIAKPLSGFTDFLYRKIRKNGNNGPVPVPERISLDHLLIDSSGNEEKPEPEPEEVKFFRNALDFSSIKIRECYVPRTDLEAVEISDDIETLRKMFIETGFSKILVYRETIDNIVGYVHLSALFNNPDSVQSVITPISVVPESMTANKLLEIFTKEHKSIALVVDEFGGTSGIVTLEDILEEIFGEINDEHDVSDLTEVKIFDNTYKFSARAEIDYLNEKYNLNLPVSDDYETIAGLILSHSESIPGVGEEIIIDNISIKILEASKSRIDLVQITILPV
- the lptC gene encoding LPS export ABC transporter periplasmic protein LptC, whose amino-acid sequence is MFRLKHKHINIRLFKTTAGSITILLAAAFFSCKPNKAEEIKELTNKEELPSLILKDLTSIVSDSGRVKYRFITPEMAQYDQRSEPIVDFPNGLHLYVYNVNEEIEAQVRCNYAIYHQNEELWELRKDVEAVNTNGDVINTELMFWDTRNKKVYSDQFIKISTDSEIITGRGFESDDRLENYKILNISGILHIDEDALESGSSSGN
- a CDS encoding tetratricopeptide repeat protein, with the protein product MRVFKLFIIGLFVSMACAHAQTGRDSKTKYGIGEDSIRCVTNLSLYNEDFKNKNYETAFPAWEIAFNECPAATVNIYIDGIVMLKDKIAKNRDAAKFEELYQYLMKVHDQRIQFFGDHPRNPAAAIKGAKAIDMLNYKRDNAAIVEEAYQLLKESVTGLKQASQPAYLATYMSTAVNMYEMGKINAETVIDIYSTLSEYLDANLKDKAKSAAQLEIYDQVKGGVEALFAKSGVATCDVIVKIYQPQLEDNKFDLAWLKRVSQMLVRASCDDALLYKVSEYQHNIEPSSASAYGLARMYLKADDVTKALKFLNEAVELADDNKQKADYLYQIGMIHLSNERFVQARSFALRAIEARPEWGMPYMLIGQAYALSANSIGSTEVEKKSAYWAAVDKFMKAKSVDPSIADAANEAIRTYSAHFPPINEVFFENLEEGQTYEVGGWINERTTVRARK
- a CDS encoding type III pantothenate kinase translates to MVKLVIDKGNSSIKYGIFDQEKLIAVDSTSHSDQRKLVSVIEQFSPELAIISSVTSDDDHSLILDRIAQTIILDSNTPLPFINEYETPETLGRDRIALAAGVTYLCPGRSVLAIDAGTAITYDVVIDGNIYIGGNISPGMMMRFKALNAFTGRLPLVSSDDFRDLIGKTTHQAIASGVINGIVFEMEGYRRMVEQEWGITDCFITGGDSDFFAGKLKKPIFANQNLVLFGLNRILEYNA
- a CDS encoding response regulator, with amino-acid sequence MRKVLIVEDDKFLAAIFALFIKDMGFEVVGRCRSGVEAVELCNSLEPNVVLMDIHLEGEMDGIQAAEKIQRELEIPVIFISSDTSSSVVERAIISNSYGYLVKPVQRKELEISIELAYYKHKAVIDQKRKEEGFRKFISDAPVPIVIIQDGKILYLNNEALDFFHTHYIEDMMGLPFLDFVEPDHRDRFESFIAPDAQNGKLPGRCLVNMKGLHGGTIETDIKGSWICFNGKDALQLFLNDSFQPQAHE